The following nucleotide sequence is from Micromonospora sp. WMMD1120.
ACCTTTTGTGATGCCAATTACCTAAGGGTTTAAGGCTGACCACAGGTAACCTGACCGGATTTATCCGACTTGTACGGGCGAAACCACCCGGCAAACCTCCCGCAGCCGGCGCAGGTTGAGCCGATCCGACTCATGCTGAAAGTTACTCTGATGTGATGTTAAACCCGGACAACTCATCTACGAGCATGATTAGTCGGCGGTTATCCCGGTAAGCCACCGACGACAGAAACGTGAGAGCGAATCAGATCAACGCGTCGAGCGCGACGGCGACGAAGACGATCGTCAGGTACGTCGTCGACCAGTGGAACAACCGCATCGGCTTGACCGCCTCGCCGCGCGTCGCCCGGCGGCAGAGCCGGTGCGCCTCCACGATGAAGATGGCTCCCACGACCAGGGTCGGCACCCCGTAGATCGCGCTCAACCCCAGCGGCCAGACGGCCAGTGACGTCAACACGGTCAGCCACGCGAAGATCAGGATCTCGGCGTTCACCCGGCGGGTCGAGGCCACCACCGGCAGCATCGGGATGCCCGCACGGGCGTAGTCGTCCTTGTACTTCATGGCGAGCGGGTAGAAGTGCGGCATCTGCCAGAAGAAGACCACCGCGAAGAGCCCCCAGGCGGCCGGCGCCAGCGAGCCGGTGACCGCCGCCCAGCCGATCAGCACCGGCGCGGCCCCGCAGGCGCCGCCCCAGAAGGTGTTGGCCGGGGTGGAGCGCTTCAGCCACAGGGTGTAGACGAGGTCGTAGTAGGCGATCGCGGCCAGCGTCAGACCCGCGGCCAGCAGGTTCGTGAACGTCGCCATCAGGACGACCGACACCGCCGCCAACACCAGGCCGAAGACCAGAGCGCTGCGCGGTGACACGGTGTGCGCCGGCAGCGGGCGACGCTTGGTACGCCGCATCAGCTGGTCGATGTCCCGGTCGATGTAGCAGTTGAGCACGCTTGCCGCGCCGGCGGCGAGCGAGCCGCCGATGAGCACTATCGCCATCAGCCACAGCGACGGCAGCCCACCCTCGGCGAGCATCATCGCCGGAACGGTGGTGACCAGCAGAAGTTCGACGATCCGGGGCTTGGTGAGCGCCACGTACGCCGAGATGACCGCGCGTACGTCCCGCCGGGCCACCGGGCCCTCGGCCGCCCGCGCCGGATGCTGCCCGGCCGGGTTGCTCACGGGGCGCTCGGTGATCATGCTCACGGATTGCCACCTTCCGGCATCGCCATGGGGAGATCGGTTCGGCGGAGCCCGCTCGGGTCCGCACACCGACCCACACACTACGCGTCGTCGTTTTGGCTGCCCGGCCGACCCGACAACGGTGCGGGCCGTCACACCACCGGGTGCTGTCGCGCAGTCAGATCGTCACGTAGCGCACACCATGATGAGATCCCCGGGCGCACGTTTAGGCACGCTCGATAAGGTCATCGGTGAGGGTTCCGCCCATCTGCCGAGGAGCACAAACCATCGTGGCTGCCAAACGACCCGAGCACTCCGCACTGAACTGGTCCGACCTCGATCGCCGGGCTGTCGACACCGTCCGCGTGCTGGCCATGGACGCCGTGGAGAAATCCGGCAACGGCCATCCGGGCACCGCGATGAGCCTCGCGCCCGCCGCGTACCTCCTCTTCAACCGCGTGATGCGGCACAACCCGGCCGACCCGAACTGGCCCGGCCGGGACCGTTTCGTGCTCTCCGCCGGACACTCGAGCCTGACGCTCTACATCCAGCTCTTCCTGTCCGGTTACCCGCTGAGCCTGGACGATCTGAAGTCGCTGCGGCAGTGGGGCTCGCAGACTCCGGGGCACCCGGAGCACGGGCACACGCCGGGCGTGGAGACCACCACCGGCCCGCTCGGTCAGGGCCTGGGCAACGCGGTCGGCATGGCCATGGCGGCCCGCCGCGAGCGCGGCCTGTTCGATCCGGAGGCCGAGCCGGGCGCGTCGGTCTTCGACCACGACATCTGGTGCATCGCCTCGGACGGCGACATCGAGGAGGGCATCAGCCACGAGGCCAGCGCCCTCGCCGGGCACCAGCAGTTGGGCAACCTGACGCTGATCTACGACGACAACGAGATCTCCATCGAGGACGACACCCGGATCGCCAAGAGCGAGGACGTGGCCGCCCGCTACGAGGCGTACGGCTGGCACGTGCAGACCGTCGACTGGCGCAGCGGCGACGCGGACCAGGGCGACTACCACGAGGACGTCGAGGCGCTGTACGCGGCGCTGCTGGCCGCCCGGGCGGAGACCAGTCGCCCCTCCTTCATCGCGCTGCGCACCATCATCGGCTGGCCCGCGCCCAACAAGCAGAACACCGGCAAGATCCATGGTTCGGCGCTCGGCGCGGACGAGGTGAAGGCCACCAAGCGCCTCCTCGACTTCGACCCGGAGCAGACCTTCCAGGTCGACGAGAACGTGCTCGGCCACGCCCGCACGGTGATGGGTCGCGGCGCGGACGCCCAGCAGGAGTGGACCACCTCCTTCGACGCCTGGAAGGCGGCCAACCCGGAGCGCGCCGCGCTCTACGAGCGGCTGGCGGGTCGGGTGCTCCCGGACGGTTGGACCGACGCGCTGCCGGTCTTCCCGGCCGACGCCAAGGGTGTGGCCACCCGGGCCGCCTCCGGCAAGGTGCTGGAGGCCCTGGCGCCGGTGCTCCCGGAGCTGTGGGGCGGCTCCGCCGACCTGGCGGAGAGCAACAACACCACGATGAAGGGCGAGCCGTCGTTCATCCCGGCGTCACACGCCACCAAGGACTTCCCCGGCCACGAGTACGGCCGCACGCTGCACTTCGGCATCCGTGAGCACGCCATGGGCGCGATCCTCAACGGCATCGCCCTGCACGGCGGCACCCGCCCGTACGGTGGCACCTTCCTGGTGTTCAGCGACTACATGCGCCCGTCGGTGCGGCTGGCCGCGCTGATGAAGCTGCCGGTGACCTACGTGTGGACGCACGACTCGATCGGTCTCGGCGAGGACGGCCCGACCCACCAGCCGGTGGAGCACCTGACCGCGCTGCGGGCGATCCCCGGCCTGGACGTGGTCCGCCCGGCGGACGCCAACGAGACGGCCTGGGCCTGGCGGCAGGCGTTGGAGCACACCGACCGGCCCACCGCGCTGGCGTTGAGCCGGCAGCCGCTGCCGACCCTGGACCGCGACGTCCTCGGTAGCGTGGAGGGGGTGGCCAAGGGCGGTTACGTGCTGGCCGAGGCGTCCAACGGCAAGCCCCAGGTGATCATCGTCGGCACCGGCTCCGAGGTGCAGCTCTGCCTGACCGCCCGGGAGCGGCTGGAGGCCGACGGCACCCCGACCCGGGTGGTCTCGATGCCCTGCCAGGAGTGGTTCTACGAGCAGGATGAGGCCTACCGGGAGTCGGTTCTGCCACGCGGGGTAAAGGCACGGGTGAGCGTGGAGGCGGGCATCGCGATGTCGTGGCGCGCCATCGTCGGTGACCTGGGCGAGAGCGTGAGCCTGGAGCACTACGGGGCGAGCGCTCCGCACACCGTGCTCTTCGAGCAGTTCGGGTTCACCCCCGACCGGATCGTGGCGGCGGCGCACGCCTCGCTGGCTCGGGTGGGCGACATCACCGGTTTCACGACCGGCAACTGAGGGAGCGTGGACGGCATGACCGACAAGTTGAATGAGCTGACCGCCGCGGGCGTGGCGGTCTGGCTCGA
It contains:
- a CDS encoding heme o synthase; this encodes MSMITERPVSNPAGQHPARAAEGPVARRDVRAVISAYVALTKPRIVELLLVTTVPAMMLAEGGLPSLWLMAIVLIGGSLAAGAASVLNCYIDRDIDQLMRRTKRRPLPAHTVSPRSALVFGLVLAAVSVVLMATFTNLLAAGLTLAAIAYYDLVYTLWLKRSTPANTFWGGACGAAPVLIGWAAVTGSLAPAAWGLFAVVFFWQMPHFYPLAMKYKDDYARAGIPMLPVVASTRRVNAEILIFAWLTVLTSLAVWPLGLSAIYGVPTLVVGAIFIVEAHRLCRRATRGEAVKPMRLFHWSTTYLTIVFVAVALDALI
- the tkt gene encoding transketolase; translation: MAAKRPEHSALNWSDLDRRAVDTVRVLAMDAVEKSGNGHPGTAMSLAPAAYLLFNRVMRHNPADPNWPGRDRFVLSAGHSSLTLYIQLFLSGYPLSLDDLKSLRQWGSQTPGHPEHGHTPGVETTTGPLGQGLGNAVGMAMAARRERGLFDPEAEPGASVFDHDIWCIASDGDIEEGISHEASALAGHQQLGNLTLIYDDNEISIEDDTRIAKSEDVAARYEAYGWHVQTVDWRSGDADQGDYHEDVEALYAALLAARAETSRPSFIALRTIIGWPAPNKQNTGKIHGSALGADEVKATKRLLDFDPEQTFQVDENVLGHARTVMGRGADAQQEWTTSFDAWKAANPERAALYERLAGRVLPDGWTDALPVFPADAKGVATRAASGKVLEALAPVLPELWGGSADLAESNNTTMKGEPSFIPASHATKDFPGHEYGRTLHFGIREHAMGAILNGIALHGGTRPYGGTFLVFSDYMRPSVRLAALMKLPVTYVWTHDSIGLGEDGPTHQPVEHLTALRAIPGLDVVRPADANETAWAWRQALEHTDRPTALALSRQPLPTLDRDVLGSVEGVAKGGYVLAEASNGKPQVIIVGTGSEVQLCLTARERLEADGTPTRVVSMPCQEWFYEQDEAYRESVLPRGVKARVSVEAGIAMSWRAIVGDLGESVSLEHYGASAPHTVLFEQFGFTPDRIVAAAHASLARVGDITGFTTGN